The genomic region AGTTCCTGGTCCCACCAGCCTGgggggggagaaagagaaaagagactcAGTGCTGGGGTTTTCGGGTGAGTATGTGGGAGCCAGGGGCTCAAAGGCGATAGCTCAGTGGTGGTTTCATACGGCAGGTCAAGGGTTTAGAGGTCAAGTACTGGAAGTCAAACGTCAAGGCAGCAGCTCCAAAAAAGTTTCAGCCCTCCAtccccaggcctccaggctccacACTCACTTCCTGGGCAACAGCGGACTCCAAGTTTCCGGATCTCATCATAGACAAAGATGAGCAGGCCAAAGGGCATGGGGACCAGCCACCACTGGTACCTGAAGCCACAGGCGAGATGGCAAGGTCAAGGCTACCCCCAGGTCTGTGTCCCGCAGGCCCACCCGATGCCCACGGCTCATAGCCCCTCACCGAATGGGCATGAAGTTGAAGATGTTGGGCATGCCAGGGCAGTAGCACAGGAAGCAGCCAATGCAGACCTGGAACACGATGGCAATCACCAGGATCCTGTTCCTGCAGGTGGGGCGGGCGGGACAAAGACAggccaggaggagatggggaccagATGGACACCAGGGCGCTGGGTCAGAGGGGGTCAGATAGCAGCTGCAGGGAGATGTTCTAAATACCGAACCCTGGCGTCCCCCACTGGACGCTGGCCCTACCCCAGGAGTGGTCAGTATCACCCCTTTAGCTGATGAAACATGGAAGAGCCAGTTGAGATGCACGGGGTGGGAGCTCTTGGCCAGGAATTGATAAGGAACATTAGCACCTGGCCCCGGCACATCCAGTGCTGGGGTCTGCTGGCTGAAGCAAGCCCTGGTCAAGACCTGCTGGGGCTCCGAGggcaaggtgggggtggggctgtggcCGGCTGGGGACACCTGAAGAAGCCCTGCTGGAAGGCAGAGAGGCGGCGTGTCTTGCGGATGAGCACGTCAGCGATCTGGCACATCTCGATGCTGATGAAGAACACGGTGTAGCAGGTGTACTGCTGGTACAGGCGCTGCCCGAACGTCTGTGGACCCAGAGGAAACAAAAGCAGCCTGAGCCCAGGCGGAGAGcctctgcagccagccaggcacaCAGGGCCTGGGGCCACGAGCCCCTCAATACTCTGTCCCTTGTGTCAGAGGCTGGGGCGGGGACAAAGGAGAGATGCAGGATCTGCCAGGTTTGCAGGACCCCAGAGTGCAGGGCCTAGAAACCTGGTCTGGTGAGCTCAGATGTCAGTGCCTGGCCTGTCGGTAGGTCAGGTCAATGGCCTTCATAGTGAAAGGAGGGATGCAGGATTTCCTGGGCACCCTAAAGGGAGCACCTGGGAAAAGGGAATTCGAACCCTGAGGCAGGGTACACAAAGTCTGGTGACTCCAGGACCCGGGAAGATAGCAAATGTGAGCCAGACGGGCCTTTAAGGAATGTGGCAGAAGCCACATTTAGAGGCGGCAGCCACGGTTCGTCAGTCCATGTCTTCAGTGTAACTATATCTATACACACCACTCATTGTGTAAGGAACAATTACTATGCTCCAAGTACCAAGTGTTTTGCATGTattatctcactgaatcctcCCAATATATTCTATGAGGTAGATTGGTGGTATTCAAACTTTGACATACATCAGAATCCCCCAGAAGAACTGGTTAAAATGCGGGGGCCCCACCCCTAGAGTTTCTGACCCCAGGGGACTGAGGGAAAAACTGAGATTTTTcaaacaagttcccaggtgttgctgatgctgctggtctggggaccacagtGTAAAAATCAATAAGGTGAAAGTCACCAAGATAAGACATGAGTATGCTGTCCACTTTAGaagtgggaaaactgaggcacagagaagcaaaTGACTTCGCCTAGTCTCACACAGCTGTGAGGAGCAGTGGCAGACAATGAACCCAAGCAGTCTGGTTCCAAGATCTATTTTCTTAACACAACAGTAAATGTTCAGGGGGAATGTCCAGATCTGTCACTTCACAGAGCAAAATAAACACACTTGCCAGCCAGATCTAGCCTCTCTGTGTGGCAGCTTTCACCTAAGTCAGTCACACATGCAAATACTCTGTAAATCATGCTGCTGCAGGGAAAAAAAcaggatactggggtgggggtggggggggcgggacCCTGATTCCACACCTGAGATGATGTCTTGCTATCAGGGCAGAGAGATGACCCATCTGCAGCTAGGGTCATCAGAAATGAGAGTTTGGAGCTCAAGACTGTGGTGGGAAAGACCCCAGAACTGGCAAAGAGCTTGGGTGTCCAGGAGGCTCTGACTGAGCTCAGTCATGCATTGAAGAGTGAATGTGGGCCATGCTCAAGGCAGGTGGCACTGGAAACTCAGAGGATGGGGGCAGGGACTCACCCACTCCTGGCCATAGCTGTCCTGCAGATCTTGGAGGTGGTGGTCCTCCCACTGCGGCCGCAGTCCCAcacacagcaaagggaaccaGCCCTCCTGGGCCATGGCCGTGAAGTAGTCAGTGAAGCCAGCGAATGACTGGATGGCACCTGGAGGAGAAGCAAGGAAACACagggagacagagatggagagacagtcAGGAACACACAGAAATAGTAGCATGGAGACAGACAGAGAACACTCCAAGAGAGATCGACAATGACACAAGAGACAGTCCACAGGGAGAGGCGGGGACAGACACACACCCAGAGAACCCGAAAAAGACAGGAGGCAATGACCCAGAGGCAAGGTCAAGGAGAACGAGGCCAGAGACAGAGGAGGGACCCAGGGAACCACAGAGGCCATCGTGTACAGGCAAAGACTCAGAGAACGACAGACACCCAAGATGAAAGGCAGACACCAAGATCCAGAACAAGGCAAAGCCCCAGGTAGAGACCCCGCGGTCAGCGAGCGGTCCCTCAGGACGGCCCTGCACCGCCCGAGCCCGCCCCCACGGGCACACACCGATCTGGAAGTAGGAGTAAGCAGCCAGGGGCTCATTGACCAGTCGGTCCCGCTTTGGGTTCCGTGGACGCAAGTGCATGATGTCACTCTCAGCCTTCTCGTATGCCAGGGATACTGACGGGAACTGGCCAGGAGTGGAAAGAACCAGGGTTGGCAGTTTGCCTGGGCCCCCGCccctgactctttggaccccccCTTCCTCTCTGCAGTGGACAGGGACAGAACTGAGGTTAGGAGGTGAGACCCACAGTGATCACACAATCACACCTGCCTGGACAGCCTGAGTTCATCTGGTCCTTTTCCACATGTGTGTCCACATCTGTGCTGGTGTCCATCTCCATGGGAACGTCTGTTTATCTCTGCTATTGTgtattttctctgtctctgtctctgtctttctcccttcctcctcctcctcctctctgtttCTTCTCTGGGCTCCTCTGGTCTTGACAGCTTTCCCTGTTGCATGTTCTGTCTCTCTCCGTCCCTTActttcttggtttttttcttgttgttgttcctgTCTCTTGTCTCATGCTGTGATTATGTCTCTGTGTTCCTGTCTCTATATCTCTCTTTGTCACTATctctgcatctcttctgtctctctgtgGTCTCCTCCTTGTCCCCTACCCGTCTATTTGTGGCCGCAGAGTGGCAGCAGTGTACTAACCGAGGACAGAGGCTCAGGGCACCAGCCTGCCTGGGCTTGAATTAGCTGTCTGACCTGGGGCAAGGCACTCAAGCTGTCTAAGCTTCAATTAGCTCAttggtaaaatggggatgatgaaaTAAAACTCATCTCATAGAGTAGTTATGAGGACAAAATGAAGTAATTAACATATACCTGGCCCAGAGCAAGCATTGTGTAAATGCTGTCAAATAAACCTGTGACATGACCATGCATCTGGCTGTATTCGTGGCTGTATCTGAGGCTcttttctgtctgtctgccttGAGGTCTATTTGACACTGTTTATCTGTCCATCTCTGTTGGGGAATGTCTGTCTGCAATCCAAGCAGACAGATAGCTGTGTCTGTTAAAATCTCTGAGTGTCCATATCTGAGTCCATGTGTATCCTTGAGTCTGTCAATGCCTACCTAAGTGTCCAcctgtgtgtctatgtctgtAATTCTGTCCATGGCTATCTTCCTGCCTTCTTGTGTGTCCACACCTGGCTGTCTGTTGTACACACATCTGTGTCACTCTGAGTCCACGACTGTCCGTGATGGTCTCTATCACGCCTGCCTGTGGGCATATGTCTCTGGGCACTGTATGGGTGGGGGCATCGGGGCCGTAGACTCACGATGTCAGTGCAGAGTTCTATGAAGAGGATGGTGATGCATCCGAGCGGCAGGGGCACACTGACAGTGATATAAATGAGATACGGTGTCAGCTCAGGGATGTTCTTGGTCAGCGTATAGGCGATGGACTTCTTCAGGTTGTCAAAGATTAGTCGGCCTGTGGGGGGACAGCAGGTACCTCAGTCTCCCCCTAACCCATTTCCTCCCACACCCACACTGCTGGCCTCCATCTCTGATCTGGCCCAGACCCTGCTCCACGCCTGTCACAATGGAGGCGAAGTTGTCATCAAGCAGGATCATATCCGCTGCATTTTTGGCAGCATCCGAGCCGGCAATGCCCATGGCCACGCCGATGTCGGCCTTCTTCAGGGCTGGGGAGTCATTCACACCATCTCCTGTCACGGCCACGATGGCACCCTGCAGGCAGTGAGTACAAGTGGGAGGGTGATCAATGACAGGGCAGCCCAGGGCCAGCCCAGCCCATCTGCCCGCCTTCATCATCAGGGTCGCACCAGTCGCTGGCAGCTCTCCACAATCACCAGCTTCTGCTGGGGACTGGTACGAGCGAACACCATCTCAGGGTGGGTCCGCAGTGCCTCGACCAGTTCTGATGGGTCCATGTCCTTCAGCTGCATGCCATTAATCACACAGGCGCGGGCATCCCTAGAAAGGGAGGCGGGAGGACATCACTGGGGCCTCAGTCCATGTGGGGTATGGGAAGAACTACAAGGAGGACATAAGGGGGCTTACTTCCGGTTAACCTGGTCCACGGGCACACGGAGGCGGGCAGCGATGTCCTCCACTGTCTCACTGCCTTCTGAAATGATGCCCACGCTGGCTGCAATGGCCTTGGCTGTGATGGGGTGGTCACCTGTCACCATGATCACCTGAAGGAGGAACCAACAGACCCCTGACCCCTTCAGATTAACCCACTCTCCCTGTCTGCCCCAGTGGAATTCCTCAGCCACAGTGATTGGTTCAAGGATGAACAGGTAACTGAATGTGGAATAACTGCCAGAGATGCACTCTTTTTTTGGCGTGATGGCTAAACAGGTGGGATGTTATTTAGTTGGAGCTGCTGGGTGGTGGTCAACTTTGCCCACCAAAATGGAGGACTGCTTGAAAATAAAGCCagcagagagaaaagcagagctGAGACGTGGAGAAAGGCAAATTCCTAAAGACACTGAACTCCTGGATCCAGCTATACCCAAAACTTTATTCCCCAGAACTTTTCAGTTCTTGAACCAATGTATTCCTTTGTGGTTCAAGCTGTTCTCAGGTGGGTTTCTGTCGCAGGGTTGCTCATCCTCAAATACTGTCACCCTTTGTTCTCACCCCTGCCTGGCCCTCTCCCCAGGGGCATACCCGGATGCCTGCTGTGCGGCACTTGAGCACAGCATCAGGAACAGTGGCCCGGGGTGGGTCTATCATGGATACGAGTCCCGCAAAGCACAGGCCACTGGTTGGAAAGTTCATGGCCTCCACGTCAAAGGCGTAGCCATGTGGGTAGTCCTTCTCACTCAGGTAGAGCTGGCAGAAACCTGACCAAAAAACAAGGAAGTCAAATAGGAGTCCTGGATGAACTGTTCCATAGCAAAACCAAATGATGAGTAAAATAACCACATCTTGCACCAAGCATCTGTGAATGCCTAGCCCTGTGATGAATCCTTCATTCACAGTACACTTAGCCCTCTGTATCCACAACTTCCACATTCACAGATTTAACCAATTGCAGATCAAACATATTCCCaaaaaatcttcagaaaattccagaaaaaacctGAGTTTGCCACACGCTGACAACTACCTGCATAGGTACATCTTACCTAGTACATTAGGCACTCCAAGTAATCTGGAGATGATTTTAAGTATACAAAAGGAagtgcataggttatatgcaaatactacaccattttacatgAGGGATTTGAATGCCTGCAGATTTTGGTATCTATGGCGTAATAAGGATGTGGAGGGAATGTGGTGGGTTGTCTTGGAAGCCATCCCCCATGGACACTGAGAGACGACTGTGTTGGAATCCATCCCCACAACCACTCTGGGAGTTACTAGCATCCTCATCTTGCAAACGAGGAAACAGGTTTGGAGAAGGGACTCTTCTTGCCAGAGGTCACACACCAAGCAAAGTGGAAGATCCGAGGCAGGGGTTATGGAGGTTTAAGGAAGCAAGATAAAACTTGGGAAGGGATCAGAGGTCAGGACAAGGATTGGGGAAAACCTTGAGTTGAGGCAGAGACGGAAGAAAGTCAAAAGGTTTGGAGGAGGATgctgaaaggcagaggagaaagaaaacaagggCTGGGCATCGGGTGTGGCAAGAGTTGGGGAGAATCAAGGGATCACAGGTTGAGTCAGGAGAGGTAAGATCCAGGTGAGGACAGGTTGGGTGGAGGTAGGCATTGACGACAGGGATCATGACTGAGATAGGGAAAGTCAAAGTTGAGAGTGTAGACTGGGGCAGGTCAACTGTCGAACAAGGATGGGAAAGGTCAGGGCTAGGGCTGGCCCAGAAGGTTGGGCAGGGTCTGGGGTCTCACCCAAGACGCGTTCGCCCAGGCCTCCCAGGCTGAGGTAGGCAGTCTGGAAGGCCTCGCGCCATTGCTCATCCAGTGGCAGCTCCTGGCCCTTGATGAGGATGGAGCTACAGCGCTCCAGCACGCGCTCGGGGGCGCCCTTCATGACAAGCACGTGCCTCGGGTCTCGCGGGTCCTCCAGCGTATGGATGGACAGCTGTGGGCGGAGGAAGAGGTGGGGTTGTGGGCGAGGtcaagggggagaggggagactTGGGGAACTGAGGGGAACCAGCCTTGGGTGGGTCAGGGGGAGACTGAGCGTGAGGGGCTCGCTTGCTGGGCAGGTCCTTGGTAGAGGCTGAGGGTTGGGGAGGGCCTACCGGCCTGGATAAGGGCCTGGGCGTGGGGAACGTGCAGAATTTAGGTCGGAGTTGGACAGGGGCGCGATTTGGATTGAGAGCTTCTCCCCACCGAGGGCCTGACTGCTGAGAGCTGGCGGAGCGCCCGGGCCCTTGTTGGGCTGTGGCTGTGTAGAGGGAGGGGCCTGAGAGTGAAGGCCGGCCGCAGGCCAGCCCGGAATGTGGGTGGGGCCCTCGGTGGGCGGGACTTGTGGTGGGCGGGACTGGGCCGTGGGCGGGGCCGGCCGCGGTGGGTGCACACCTGGAACTTGTTTGTAGAGTTGAAGGGGATTTCGCAGACTTTGGGGAAGCGTTCGCGGTAGCCCATGGAATTGCCCAGCGTCAGCTCGGAGAACTTGAGCAGCGCCGTCTCCGACGCGTCCCCGATCACGATGCGCTGGGAACGCGGGCGGTGTCAGGGGCGAGCAGAGCTGCACCACCAGTCCCCCGGGATCCCCAGGCTTCCTCCCCCGACTCCCCTGAGCGCCCGCGGCTCTCACCTTGGGCACCGGCACTGCGTCCTGGCCCGACTTGAAGGCAGCACGGTTACACAGGGTGAGCACGCGGCACAACGCCCGCCACGTCTCCGAGGATTGGTCAAATGTCTGCCCTGGAGGCCAGGCATCCAGGCTGGGGCTACGAAGGGGCTCTCCCGCACCAGAATCGAGTCCCCCAGCCCCCTAGATTCAAGACTGAATCCCGGCCTGGGTGGGACCCACACAcctccacatgcctcggggcggAACTTTCTCTCCAGACCCAGTATCAAGTCTCTTAGGAGACCCAGTAAATATCAAACCTCTTCACAGACCCGGAGCTTAGCCACCCAGGACCCAGCCTTTGCCTGATGACTGCTGGAGCCCCTTCTCCAGTAATGCAAAGCCCTCCCCAGACTTCATTCATTAACTTTGGTGCTCCCTTCTAGATCTCCACCATCTACCAGATCCCGCCCAGCCaccgtcccccacccccaccctcacaccTGACTGGTCTTCTGTAGTGTCCGCGGAGTGGATGTGGTTGTCGAACCACAGATGGGACACAGTCATGCGGTTTTGAGTGAGGGTCCCCGTCTTGTCAGAGCAGATCACCGAGGTGGAGCCTAGAGTCTCCACCGCCTCCAGGTTCTTGACTACACAGTTCTTGCTGGCCAGCCGCTTGGCTGTCAGGGACAGGCACACCTGGGGGAAGGGTAGGGAATGCAGGCGTGGGGATCAAGCCttgcttcccaccccacctccctcctttcTCAGCACTGGGGATCCTTTACACCAACCACAGTATGTAGCATTAAACCGCCACAGTACTGCATACACAGCATCCCCCCTGCAAAGACTAGGCTTTTTCTTGCCTCCAAACTTTTGTCCACTCTGCTTTCCACTTGGGATGCCTCCCCAATCTGTCCAGATAAATGTAGCCAGGCCCCTCTCTTAGCTGTCCTAGCTAAGGTTCTGTAATTTCTTATCAGCACAATCAAAGTAAGAAAACTAACATTCCCTAGGCCCCCTCTTGGACTGGCCCAGGACTGGGTGCTCACTATGGAAGGCTGCCCACAGCAGCCTTCGACAcccagcctcagcctcctcctGCCAAAGCCCTTTCCCTGTTCATCTCTGAGTGTTGGGTGTGTGGCACAGGACCCAGCCCAGAGCAGCCCCAGTGGGTGTTTGCTGAATGGATGGGACAGGTggaaagatgggggtggggaggaggagaagaggtgatggaggatggatggacagatagggAGAggacacagggaagcctggatgatCGGAAAGATGGATGGACAGGGCTCTCAGCTCACTGTATGGTTCTTCTGCATCCCCAGCTCACCGTGACAGTGGCCAGCAGCCCCTCAGGCACATAGGCTACCACAATGGCCATGAAGAAGACCATGGCCCGCAGGAAGGTGTAGCCAATGCACATGGCCACTATGAAAAATGTGCCACCAAAGAGGATGGCCAGGCCTGCGATGATGTCCACAAAATGTTCAATTTCGATGGCGATGGGCGTCTTCTCATTTTCTACTCCTGAGGCCAGTGATGCGATGCGCCCGATGATGGTGCGGTCACCCGTGTTCACCACCAGGCCCTGGGCGGTGCCTGTAGTGGGGCCAAGAGGGTAGCTCAGCGTCAGGTGAGCggcactggggtgggggtggggggcacgttGCAAAGCAGCAGCGTGAACCAAGGAAGGCAGTCTTGGAAGGCACTGGAGGCAACAGGGGGAGCTAGAGAGGCGGTGTGACCAGAGAGGCAGCAATCACATCAAGTGGGGAGTCAGTGGGCCTCAGAATGAAGCAGAAGGGGGCAGTGGAGGCAGCAAAGGGCAGCGCAGAGGCAGTGCAGTCAGCCGGACGGGTGGGTGGGGAGCTCACAGACCCTCGAGGCACATGGTGGAGAAGAAGGCGATGTTGCGGGTCTCCAGGGGACTCTCGTGGGTGCACTCGGGTGAGCGTGTCTGCGGCTCAGACTCTCCAGTCAGCGAGGAGTTGTCCACCTTGCAGCCCTGGGCCTGGAGGATGCGGATGTCGGCCGGCACTCGATCCCCGCCTTTCATCTCCACCAGGTCGCCCACCACCAGCTGATCTGCATTGATCTGGAACTTGTCCCCGTCTCGGATGACAGTTGCTTGCTGTGGGACCAGAGGACCAGAGTTgaggggggcagggagcaggggtgGAAGTTGCCGCATGCAGTGGGAAGGTGGGGAGGTGAAAGCGGGGAGAGGTGAGGACCTGTGAggagagctgggggcaggggatgaGGGGCCAGCTGGGCCTGATGGGAGGAGCCATGGAAAATGCCagtggctgggggctggggacccACCTGGGGGACGAGGTTCTTGAAGCTGGCGATGATGTTGGTGCTCTTAAACTCCTGGTAGTAGCCAAAGCAGCCGGTGACCACGACCACAGCAATGAGGGCCAGCGCCAGGTAGAGCtaagggaggcagagaggggtgGGGAATGACCAGGGGCTGGAAGCTCCCTGCCTGAGGCCACTGCCTGCTTTCTGGTCCCCCTGGTGATTTCCTCCAGGGTCACCTCCATGGTTTTCCCCACTCTACTAGGAAGCCTCAGGCACTATTTCCTCTGACCTGTGTCCCTGTCCCCATGAGCGT from Muntiacus reevesi chromosome 2, mMunRee1.1, whole genome shotgun sequence harbors:
- the ATP4A gene encoding potassium-transporting ATPase alpha chain 1, producing the protein MGKAENYELHQVELGPGPGGDMAAKMSKKKAASGGGKRKEKLENMKKEMEINDHQLSVPELEQKYRTSATKGLSASLAAELLLRDGPNALRPPRGTPEYVKFARQLAGGLQCLMWVAAAICLIAFAIQASEGDLTTDDNLYLALALIAVVVVTGCFGYYQEFKSTNIIASFKNLVPQQATVIRDGDKFQINADQLVVGDLVEMKGGDRVPADIRILQAQGCKVDNSSLTGESEPQTRSPECTHESPLETRNIAFFSTMCLEGTAQGLVVNTGDRTIIGRIASLASGVENEKTPIAIEIEHFVDIIAGLAILFGGTFFIVAMCIGYTFLRAMVFFMAIVVAYVPEGLLATVTVCLSLTAKRLASKNCVVKNLEAVETLGSTSVICSDKTGTLTQNRMTVSHLWFDNHIHSADTTEDQSGQTFDQSSETWRALCRVLTLCNRAAFKSGQDAVPVPKRIVIGDASETALLKFSELTLGNSMGYRERFPKVCEIPFNSTNKFQLSIHTLEDPRDPRHVLVMKGAPERVLERCSSILIKGQELPLDEQWREAFQTAYLSLGGLGERVLGFCQLYLSEKDYPHGYAFDVEAMNFPTSGLCFAGLVSMIDPPRATVPDAVLKCRTAGIRVIMVTGDHPITAKAIAASVGIISEGSETVEDIAARLRVPVDQVNRKDARACVINGMQLKDMDPSELVEALRTHPEMVFARTSPQQKLVIVESCQRLGAIVAVTGDGVNDSPALKKADIGVAMGIAGSDAAKNAADMILLDDNFASIVTGVEQGRLIFDNLKKSIAYTLTKNIPELTPYLIYITVSVPLPLGCITILFIELCTDIFPSVSLAYEKAESDIMHLRPRNPKRDRLVNEPLAAYSYFQIGAIQSFAGFTDYFTAMAQEGWFPLLCVGLRPQWEDHHLQDLQDSYGQEWTFGQRLYQQYTCYTVFFISIEMCQIADVLIRKTRRLSAFQQGFFRNRILVIAIVFQVCIGCFLCYCPGMPNIFNFMPIRYQWWLVPMPFGLLIFVYDEIRKLGVRCCPGSWWDQELYY